A genomic window from Neorickettsia sennetsu str. Miyayama includes:
- a CDS encoding 4-hydroxybenzoate octaprenyltransferase has product MKIKKYASLIRFQSLGGMWLCFFPALFVVALLGNSFYSFLWIPFFLLGAFLVRSAGCIANDIADRNIDGKVKRTASRPIASGEVRVTEAVLLFLILLVLATVLLAFLPLEATALGAFTIVGVVVYPFSKRYFAYPQLLLAVIFNVGALFASIVVVNSIHASALFVYLACFFWTLYYDTIYGHQDKCYDVALGVHSLSLGKFGSREWLKKYARLALSFLAFSAVLPGLNLLYYIGLAALFLVEEKFTESINLDDPKNCGMAFKRMNFVGVLIFLIILLGRL; this is encoded by the coding sequence ATGAAAATTAAAAAGTATGCTTCCCTGATTCGGTTCCAGAGTCTTGGTGGGATGTGGTTGTGTTTTTTTCCCGCTCTATTCGTGGTTGCGCTCCTTGGAAATAGTTTCTACTCATTCTTGTGGATTCCCTTCTTTCTTTTAGGTGCTTTCCTTGTAAGATCAGCGGGCTGTATCGCAAATGATATTGCCGACCGAAATATCGATGGAAAAGTTAAAAGAACGGCTTCACGACCTATAGCATCTGGAGAGGTAAGAGTTACCGAAGCGGTATTGCTGTTTTTAATTCTACTCGTACTAGCAACGGTGTTATTGGCTTTCCTTCCTCTCGAAGCAACCGCCCTTGGAGCATTCACGATTGTAGGAGTGGTGGTTTATCCATTTTCCAAAAGATATTTTGCTTATCCTCAATTGCTCCTCGCAGTTATCTTCAATGTCGGAGCTCTTTTCGCATCGATTGTAGTTGTTAATTCTATCCATGCCTCAGCGCTTTTTGTTTATTTGGCTTGTTTTTTCTGGACGCTTTACTATGACACAATATACGGACACCAAGACAAATGCTACGATGTGGCACTCGGTGTACATTCCTTATCACTGGGAAAGTTTGGTTCGAGGGAATGGTTGAAGAAATACGCAAGGCTGGCACTCTCCTTTCTTGCTTTCTCTGCTGTGCTACCTGGACTTAACCTTCTGTATTACATTGGCTTAGCAGCTCTATTCCTTGTGGAGGAAAAATTTACGGAATCTATAAACTTAGATGATCCAAAAAACTGCGGAATGGCGTTCAAGCGAATGAATTTTGTTGGCGTGCTCATTTTCCTTATTATTCTACTAGGTAGACTATGA
- a CDS encoding flavin reductase family protein: MSDEALFKECMSRFATGISVVATSFMGEKYGITVSSLCSVSLKPQLISYCLDRNSSRFDVFFSAAEFVVSVLDETAKQTSISFSQNNTQAWKEEFSTGLELKKALCWVYCRTRYRYDAGDHKIIVAAVEKKKLNVSKPLPLVYYRKGYCSIR, from the coding sequence ATGAGCGACGAAGCCTTATTTAAAGAGTGTATGAGTCGATTTGCTACAGGAATATCAGTTGTAGCAACCAGTTTCATGGGAGAAAAGTATGGAATAACAGTTAGCTCACTCTGCTCAGTATCGCTGAAACCACAACTAATCTCGTACTGCCTCGATAGAAATTCAAGTAGGTTTGACGTCTTCTTCTCCGCGGCAGAGTTTGTGGTGAGCGTATTAGACGAAACAGCTAAGCAAACCTCAATTTCATTCTCGCAGAATAATACCCAAGCATGGAAAGAAGAATTTTCAACGGGCTTGGAATTAAAAAAAGCATTGTGTTGGGTGTATTGTCGCACCAGATATCGGTACGATGCCGGCGATCATAAAATCATCGTCGCCGCGGTAGAGAAAAAAAAGCTTAATGTTTCAAAACCCCTTCCTTTGGTCTACTATAGGAAGGGTTACTGCTCAATCAGGTAG
- the pstB gene encoding phosphate ABC transporter ATP-binding protein PstB, with amino-acid sequence MSLDKKIKASVRNLNVFYKAKHVLKDINFNIYSKSVTSLIGSSGCGKTTLLRCFNRMNDFFDDCRITGELLIDNYNIYAPTVDVVMLRARVGMVFQKPNPFPKSIYDNVAYGPRLQGITNKRGQLDEIVCKSLLRSGLWEEVHENLHQNAMELSGGQQQRLCIARAVAVKPTILLMDEPCSALDPKATKLIEDLVIELKKKFTIIIVTHSMKQARNISDVIVYLEKGKIVEYGQTEEVFKKLKEDSMRNYFSTND; translated from the coding sequence ATGTCCTTAGATAAAAAAATCAAAGCATCCGTAAGAAATCTGAACGTTTTCTATAAAGCAAAACATGTTCTTAAAGATATAAACTTCAACATCTATTCAAAATCCGTAACTTCGCTTATAGGCTCGTCCGGATGTGGAAAAACAACCCTTCTAAGATGCTTCAACAGAATGAATGACTTCTTTGATGATTGCAGGATCACGGGTGAGCTGCTGATAGACAATTATAATATCTATGCTCCAACGGTAGATGTGGTAATGCTACGTGCTAGAGTTGGAATGGTGTTCCAAAAACCAAACCCTTTTCCAAAATCCATATATGATAATGTCGCTTACGGTCCGCGGCTCCAAGGAATAACAAATAAACGTGGTCAATTAGACGAAATTGTCTGTAAGAGTCTTCTACGGAGCGGACTTTGGGAAGAGGTACACGAGAATCTGCATCAAAATGCAATGGAACTTTCAGGAGGACAACAACAAAGACTCTGCATAGCTAGAGCTGTAGCAGTTAAACCAACTATACTCCTAATGGACGAGCCCTGTTCTGCTCTTGATCCAAAAGCAACAAAACTCATAGAGGACCTTGTAATAGAACTAAAAAAGAAATTCACCATCATAATTGTGACACATTCCATGAAGCAAGCCAGGAATATCTCAGACGTAATCGTGTACCTAGAAAAAGGAAAAATTGTGGAATATGGACAGACAGAGGAAGTATTCAAAAAATTGAAAGAAGATTCTATGAGAAACTACTTTAGCACAAACGATTGA
- the smpB gene encoding SsrA-binding protein SmpB, protein MKVIAINKKARFDYSLIDEFEAGIVLLGTEVKALKYHSASLNEAFVAFRRFELWLNNMHVPPYKPASRFNHVPTRSRKLLVHKRQLNKISGAVRTKGLTLVPLSIYVNENGLIKVKFALAKGKKKHDKRQDIKDRDWARKQARQDFS, encoded by the coding sequence ATGAAAGTCATTGCAATCAATAAAAAGGCCCGATTTGATTACTCACTAATTGATGAATTTGAAGCCGGGATTGTCTTACTTGGAACGGAAGTTAAGGCTTTAAAGTATCATTCAGCTTCATTAAACGAGGCCTTTGTTGCCTTTAGGCGTTTTGAACTGTGGCTTAATAATATGCATGTTCCACCCTATAAGCCTGCAAGTAGGTTCAATCACGTTCCCACTAGATCTCGGAAATTACTTGTTCACAAAAGACAGCTAAATAAAATATCTGGCGCAGTAAGAACCAAAGGACTAACTCTAGTTCCATTATCTATATACGTAAACGAAAATGGGCTTATAAAAGTGAAGTTTGCCTTAGCAAAAGGTAAGAAAAAACATGATAAACGTCAGGACATCAAGGATCGTGATTGGGCAAGAAAGCAAGCCCGGCAAGATTTCAGCTAG
- a CDS encoding AIR synthase-related protein codes for MQAIIEVRKPYSDPRITTLESNGVINIREVVDAYRFYSTDCSLKDNLLEIAHALTNHVSEQFRCFIYEPDKNKIEILETNKTSYHEGNSILWDFRRCYTSNFWIIEKQPLQGVKNSLAEVILGIVSTLLQQKGINAIEQCIQVETSLLMIGTGRLPDLNLLYNPMIEELSLEKVHSKKVAFCYSHEMDSVTFSGDTKDLTLEELASFNCQNALNLSDIQLSKIVEYFRLQEGRSYVRDIELETIAQTWSEHCKHNIMSYPIDDLQEGIFRGYIKKSTETIIRNNPNHICASVFTDNAGAIWFDKDYLICVKVETHNSPSALEPFGGAMTGILGVNRDILGFGLAAKPIANYYAFCVEDPDTENQDLYHDSHKTKPKLDSRTILKGIIRGVNAGGNCSGIPTPQGALYFSSAFRAKPLVFVGCAGIIPAKIAEKESWVKAPRDGDLIVIAGGRTGRDGIHGATFSSTGITDSNVKGTEVQLGDPFTQKKLSDAIIREVRDADLCNAITDNGAGGLSSSVGEMGKNGFVVHLEKVLLKTIGLAPWEIWISESQERMTFAIPREKLEAFGRIMTKHGVEFAVIGEFNRSGRGLITFEGKTVFDLSLCFLHDGNPTIHLQTKKPREMRGQPHVSFSSLEEAIRDKNVCSRKFIAEQYDHEVQGTSILKPLQGKNEIFSDVTAIKPLYNSRKCIGQSQDLAIITRDPYLDTCSSIEKAVRNLVTIGVNPQKIALLDNFCWSDSNDPEKLWLLKEAGRACHDTSIALGTPFISGKDSMFNDFSGYTTSGAKVKVSNIPSLLITAVGIIDDYEDIVSLDAKYPEDLIYLIDMKVEVKRALEIFGRYYSALKNQLVASAIPVGLGGRLVSIAKMLIANGHGGTIFLENNKDNLEKSHEIVVTVAPKNELAFRETFLDTEITKIGTVTREAAVEIGKSTKIEVDALLSLYKRILL; via the coding sequence ATGCAGGCAATCATCGAAGTTCGCAAACCATACTCAGACCCGAGAATCACAACACTTGAAAGTAATGGTGTTATCAATATTCGAGAAGTCGTCGATGCGTACCGATTCTATTCTACAGATTGTTCTTTGAAAGACAATCTCTTAGAGATCGCGCACGCATTAACTAATCATGTCTCAGAACAGTTCAGATGCTTCATTTACGAGCCGGATAAAAACAAAATAGAAATTCTTGAGACCAACAAAACAAGTTACCACGAAGGCAATAGTATTCTATGGGATTTCAGAAGATGCTATACAAGCAACTTCTGGATAATAGAAAAACAGCCTCTCCAAGGAGTAAAAAACTCTTTAGCGGAAGTGATCCTAGGCATTGTGAGCACGTTACTGCAACAAAAGGGTATCAACGCAATAGAACAATGCATACAAGTAGAGACGAGCCTACTAATGATAGGAACAGGTAGGTTGCCTGACCTTAACCTACTGTACAACCCTATGATTGAAGAGCTCTCACTGGAAAAGGTCCATAGCAAAAAAGTTGCCTTTTGTTATTCCCATGAAATGGACAGCGTCACTTTTTCTGGCGATACAAAAGATCTGACTTTAGAGGAATTAGCTTCTTTCAACTGTCAGAACGCACTAAACCTCAGCGACATTCAGCTGTCCAAAATAGTTGAGTACTTTAGGCTGCAGGAAGGTAGGAGCTACGTGCGGGATATAGAGCTCGAGACTATCGCACAGACTTGGTCTGAGCACTGCAAGCACAATATCATGTCTTATCCTATAGATGACCTACAAGAAGGAATATTCCGGGGATACATAAAGAAATCAACTGAAACAATCATCAGAAATAACCCAAATCATATCTGTGCTTCCGTATTCACTGATAATGCAGGTGCAATTTGGTTCGACAAGGATTATCTCATCTGCGTGAAAGTTGAAACACATAATAGCCCTTCTGCATTAGAACCATTTGGAGGCGCAATGACAGGGATTCTCGGAGTTAACAGAGATATCTTGGGTTTTGGCCTTGCAGCAAAACCTATAGCAAATTATTATGCCTTCTGCGTTGAAGATCCAGACACCGAAAACCAAGACTTGTACCATGATTCACACAAGACAAAGCCCAAACTGGATTCGCGAACCATCCTCAAAGGAATAATTCGTGGTGTCAACGCTGGAGGTAATTGTTCTGGCATTCCAACCCCACAAGGCGCACTTTATTTCAGTAGTGCATTCAGAGCAAAACCACTTGTGTTTGTTGGATGTGCAGGCATTATTCCAGCAAAAATTGCAGAAAAAGAATCCTGGGTAAAAGCACCAAGAGACGGGGACCTGATTGTCATAGCAGGTGGAAGAACTGGAAGAGACGGCATACATGGCGCAACTTTTTCCTCGACTGGGATAACAGACTCAAATGTCAAAGGTACTGAGGTTCAATTAGGCGATCCTTTTACGCAGAAAAAACTTTCCGATGCAATAATACGTGAAGTAAGAGACGCAGATCTCTGTAACGCCATCACCGATAATGGAGCCGGTGGTTTATCTTCATCTGTTGGAGAAATGGGAAAAAATGGCTTTGTGGTGCATCTAGAAAAAGTGCTTTTGAAGACAATAGGACTCGCACCGTGGGAGATATGGATCTCTGAGTCTCAAGAAAGAATGACATTTGCGATTCCACGTGAAAAGTTAGAGGCTTTTGGGCGCATTATGACCAAACATGGCGTTGAGTTTGCCGTCATAGGCGAATTTAACAGGTCCGGCCGGGGACTTATCACTTTTGAAGGCAAGACTGTCTTTGATTTGTCATTATGCTTTCTGCATGATGGAAACCCTACAATCCATTTACAAACTAAAAAACCAAGAGAAATGCGAGGACAGCCTCATGTGAGTTTCTCATCCCTTGAGGAAGCAATTAGAGATAAAAACGTTTGTAGTAGAAAGTTCATAGCAGAGCAATACGATCATGAAGTTCAGGGGACATCTATACTAAAACCACTACAAGGAAAAAATGAAATTTTTTCAGACGTAACAGCAATAAAACCGCTGTACAACTCTAGGAAGTGCATAGGGCAATCACAAGACCTAGCAATTATAACACGCGATCCATACTTGGATACGTGTTCTTCGATTGAAAAGGCAGTAAGAAACCTGGTGACAATTGGAGTAAACCCTCAAAAGATTGCTCTTCTAGATAATTTTTGTTGGTCCGACTCGAATGACCCAGAAAAACTATGGTTACTAAAAGAAGCTGGAAGAGCTTGTCACGATACATCTATAGCTTTAGGCACGCCTTTCATTTCCGGAAAGGACAGCATGTTTAATGATTTTAGTGGATATACTACCTCAGGTGCGAAAGTCAAAGTTTCCAACATTCCATCATTGTTAATAACCGCAGTCGGAATAATAGATGATTATGAAGATATAGTCTCACTGGATGCAAAATACCCGGAGGATTTAATATACCTAATCGACATGAAAGTGGAAGTAAAAAGGGCCTTGGAAATTTTCGGACGCTACTACTCGGCACTAAAAAATCAACTAGTCGCTTCCGCTATTCCAGTGGGGCTGGGTGGAAGGCTTGTATCAATCGCAAAAATGCTTATAGCCAACGGCCATGGGGGAACAATCTTCCTTGAAAACAACAAGGACAATCTTGAAAAATCACATGAAATTGTTGTCACTGTTGCACCAAAAAACGAATTAGCTTTCAGGGAGACATTTTTGGATACAGAGATTACAAAAATTGGTACGGTTACACGTGAAGCGGCAGTGGAAATAGGAAAATCCACCAAGATAGAGGTTGATGCACTATTGTCATTATACAAGCGCATCCTACTCTAG